Proteins co-encoded in one Rattus rattus isolate New Zealand chromosome 5, Rrattus_CSIRO_v1, whole genome shotgun sequence genomic window:
- the Phospho2 gene encoding pyridoxal phosphate phosphatase PHOSPHO2, which produces MKVLLVFDFDNTIIDDNSDTWIIQCAPDKKLPIELQDSYQKGLWTEFMGRVFKYLRDEGVKEEELKRTVTSLPFTSGMIELLSFLRMNKDRFDCIIISDSNSIFIDWVLEAAAFHDVFDTVFTNPASFDSTGRLTVRNCHTHACTRCPKNLCKNTVLGEFIDKQLQKGVRYTRIVYIGDGGNDVCPVTFLKKNDVAMPREGYTLHRTLDKMSQNLEPMASSIVVWSSGMEIISHLQFLIKM; this is translated from the coding sequence ATGAAAGTTCTGTTGGTGTTTGACTTTGACAATACAATCATAGACGACAACAGCGACACCTGGATTATACAGTGTGCTCCAGACAAGAAGCTTCCCATTGAGCTACAAGATTCTTATCAGAAGGGGCTTTGGACAGAATTTATGGGCAGAGTCTTTAAGTATTTGAGAGATGAGGGGGTTAAAGAAGAGGAACTGAAGAGGACAGTGACGTCACTACCCTTCACCTCAGGGATGATAGAACTTCTCAGCTTTCTGAGGATGAATAAGGACAGATTTGACTGCATCATCATTTCAGACTCAAATTCCATCTTCATAGATTGGGTTTTAGAAGCTGCTGCCtttcatgatgtctttgataCCGTGTTTACCAATCCAGCGTCTTTTGATAGCACTGGTCGCCTCACAGTGAGAAATTGCCATACTCATGCTTGCACTAGGTGCCCAAAGAACCTTTGCAAAAATACAGTTTTGGGAGAGTTCATCGACAAACAGTTACAGAAGGGAGTGAGGTACACGCGGATTGTTTATATCGGCGATGGCGGAAATGATGTCTGTCCAGtaactttcttaaagaaaaatgatgttGCCATGCCGAGGGAAGGATATACTTTACATAGGACTCTTGACAAAATGTCTCAGAATCTTGAGCCTATGGCATCTTCTATTGTAGTTTGGTCTTCAGGGATGGAAATAATTTCTCATTTACAGTTTCTAATAAAGATGTGA